The genomic window CACAGGAAGAAGAAGAGAAAATTGTCAAATTTTTTGAAGAAAGAAATCGTGCAAATGATTTGGTAATTTATAACTGCACATCTGGATATCCTGTTCCTTTTGAAGATATTTGTTTGAAAGAAATACTTAGAATAAGAGATAGGTTTGAAAACCGAGTTAAAGGTATTGGTTTTTCGGGCCATCATTTAGGAATTGCTGCTGACATTGCAGCTCTGGCATACGGAGCACAGTACTTTGAAAGGCATTTTACGTTGGACCGAACCTGGAAAGGAACAGACCACGCTGCAAGCTTGGAACCGGATGGCATGCGAAAACTTGTCCGGGATTTAAAAAATGTATCAGAAGCATTAACCTATAAGGAAAAAGAAATTCTCGATATTGAAGAAGTACAGAGGAAAAAACTCAAGAGGTTTTCTTGTGCTGAATGAATATGTAGCACTTATTCCTGCTAGAGGGGGAAGTAAAAGTATTCCTCTCAAAAATATCAAGGAAATTGCAGGTAAACCCCTTATTCAGTGGACCATTGAGGCAGCAGCCAATTGTAGCAAAATCAATGAAGTTTATCTATCAACAGATTCTGAAGAAATATTTTCTATTGGTCAATCACTAAATTGCAACAAATTGGATGTAATAAACAGAGATCCTGAAAACGCAACAGATACAGCAAGCACTGAATCTGTTATGCTTGAATTTGCAGACAAACATAAATTTGAAAATATTGTCCTTATACAGCCTACTTCTCCTTTACTTACAGCAATAGACCTCGAAAAAGCAATTGAAATCTATGAAGAAAAAAACGCGGATTCACTACTTTCAGTCGTTGAACAAAAACGGTTTATTTGGGAAGTAGAAAAAAATGAATTTGTGTGTCCTGTTAATTATAACCCACAATCTAGGCCTCGAAGACAGGAAATGGAAGGATGTCTTGTTGAAAACGGCGCATTTTACATAACAAAAAAAGAATTACTTATTGAAACAGGCTGTCGATTATCGGGTAACATTGCCTATTACAAAATGTCTGATGAATCATATTATGAAATTGATGAGCCTGAAGACTGGATTATAGTTGAAAAATTGCTTCAACAAAAAAACAAAACACAATCCCCAATAGACAGGGATATAAAACTCTTTTTAACTGATGTTGATGGTGTATTAACAGATGCAGGCATGTATTATAGTGAAAAAGGGGATGAACTTAAAAAATTTAATACTCATGATGGAAAAGGAATGGAACTACTCAGGAAGGCTGGAATTAAAACAGGAATCATAACCAGTGAAAATACCGAGATCGTGACAAACAGAGCTAAAAAACTTAAAGTTGACTATTTGTACCAGGGAGTAAAGGATAAGTTAAAAGTTGCCAAAGAAATTTGCCAGCTGGAAGGAATTACATTGTATGAAGTCGCATATATTGGTGACGATGTAAACGATATTGAATTGATTAGAAATGTTGGCAAGGCTGCGTGTCCTTCAAATGCTTTAAAAGAAATAAAATCACTTAAACATATAATTAAACTTAATACTTCAGGAGGAAATGGAGCCGTAAGAGAGTTTTCAACATTGATATTGGAATAAAAAATATTATGAGAGTGTAATTTATTTTTAATAGTAAAAATGATTTAAACTTTAACTCGATATATCTTATCAGTCAACTTGATTTTTTAAGAGATGCAGTATTTTATGCATATTGGATAAAGTAATATTATATAAATCATCTTGTTTCTTTTTAATTCTTTGTATAGTATTATTGAATTTGTAATTATCACCATACAAACACATAAACTTATTAAATATAGCATCCGATAAATATTCAGGTTCTTCAGTAATATCAATATAAAAATCTAGTGAATCAATATCTTCTAAGAACCATTTCATTTTGTCATGGCTTCCTAAAGTAATAATTCCACAATTCAAACCAAAAGGAATCATTTGAGCATGTCCTCTCATTCCAATGACAACATCCATTTGTTTATAAAACTCTATAGCTTTATCAGGGAATTCTCCAGATAAATCCACATTTACATATGGTACAGAAGCATTATCAAGTGATAAAGAAAAAGTGGCATCTTTTTTAATATGATTTACTAAATATATATTATAACCGAGGTCATCTAGACGTTTTGCAGCACTTGCAATTTGACTTAAAATTAAATAAATGTTTTTGCCAAATCTTTTGTCATACCTATCAAACGCTACATTAAAAGCAATGTTTTTAGTTCTTTTTTTTTCAGGAAGTGAATATAATTTACTAATCAAAGTTGTAGGACAGGGCTGAAATACAATTTTCTCCTCAAATTGAGTTCCAACAAGTTCTATTATTTTTTTACGACTTCCAGAATTCCTTACCCCAAAGAAACTAGATTTTTTAACAAATTCCTTCAAATTTTCTACAAATAAACTCTCTGGATGTTGTCCCTTGAAGTAATTATAGCCAACTGCGAAAAAAACAATGGGAATTTTTATTTGATTCAAGCTATCTTTACCGCAAGCCCATTGCCAACCAGAAATATTATTTTTATTGGTATCTGGAAGAAATAATCCACCTCCCCCTATTACCAGCATTTCAGATTCATTTATTTGCATAATTGAATTTGAATTTACAGTTTTTTTTACTGGAATTAAATTCCAACTCAAACTATTATTGCATTCATTGAAAATAGATCTTACACATTTAGATAAAATTGTATCTCCAATATTTCCTAAAGAATAAACTGAAACATGAGACAGAGGTATTTCTTTTCCTTTCCTAGATTCATTTAACTCATATTTTTTAAAACATAATTTTTTGTTAATGAAAGGAATAATTTTCTTCAAATTAGTAGGATTAGAGACTACATGGTTTAGTCCAAACTTGAAATAACTATGAATATACTGATTAGAATTTATCAAATACATCGATTTAGACAAAAATTTATATTTATACAATTGTATATTTTTTATTTCATTCTTTTTAGAAAGTGATTTTTTACCCAATACATAAAGGGAGTTATTCCTAAAACCGATATACTCCACATCGTAATACAAAGATACCAGATAATATAGACTTGAAATTGTAAAATAATGTATATGTGGTTTCCAGATGAATTTATTCATATTGCCAGAGAAGTGTATATCTAAAGATGGACATTCTATCAATAAGGTGCCTTTGTTATCTAATAATTCATAAATATTTAGCAAAAAATTATGAGGATCTTGTATATGCTCAAGTACATGAAAACTAATGACTCCATCCCATTTATTGCTAGATTTGAAATTTTCTAAAAAATCATGGTATTGTTCAAATCCATATTGATCTTTCGAAAAAGAGCAATATTCAAAATCAGGCTCTAACCCCATAGTATTTTTCCCATAAATTTTTAGTAAATGAACAAATGAGCCTATTGAACTTCCCACTTCCAAAATATTCTCCATTTCTTTAAAGAAAGACTTATAAAAAATGAACCTATCTATAGCTGATTCATCTAATTGTTTGATTTTAGCATCATTCGGAATGATGGAGCCTCTAGCTTCCTGACTGAATTTCCCATTTGAATAGATATCTGTGTATTGTTTTGCAGATTGAAATAAATGCCCACAATACTTACATTTTATTAAATTTATGTAACTGCCGTCTCTTGATTTTTTTTGTAACGGTGTTACATGAGAACTGTTACATATAATACAAGTCAATTTTTGCATGAGACCCTCTATAATTTGAACTTTTTTATAATAGTCACTTTTTTACATAATATGTAAATATATCATAACTAATATTTAAATAATAGTACATAAGATTAGTATATTATACATATATGCTTGCCTAATTGATTGTAGAGTAATAAACTCCCCGGGTATATAAAAGTTAAGGTGACTTTGGCTCTGTAGAAACCCTTTACTCTAACCTATACTAATACATTATCATTTTTTTATAAGAAGAGGGGGCTCCATTGTGATTTTGGGTATAAAGAAGGAACTTAAAAAAATGTTTCCAGAAGGGACTATTTATGAAAAAATTATTTGGACTAACCTATTCTTTTATTGTATATTCTGATTAAAACTAATAGGGACTCTGTAGAAACTCTCCTTTATTTCCATTCATTAATACATTTATTACTTTTAAAACCCTATTTCAAATACCGATTGCCCCCCCTATTCAAATTCATTAGGAAAAATGCAATATCTGATAGTTTTTTGAAAAAGTTCATCATGTAAAGGTCGACCAAATACTTAAAAACCTTTTATCTCATAGAACATCTATACATTCATCGGTGATTTTATTGAAAAAACGCAACATGTTGTTCATAGCCCATTCATATAGCAATTTCCAAAAGGAATCAATCGACAGTGTCGCCAAGTATTTCAATAAATGTTCAGTATTGATTGAGTCAAATCCTATCGCAGAAATTAGCAATTATATAAATATACCTTATTTGAAACAATTTAACCTAAATTATAAAATAGATTTATCTGGCTCACCCGTCAATGTAAATGTACAAACAACACCAATGTTATACGCCCCGCTAGATTCACAATATAAAAAGTTAGGAGAGAAACACTTAAAGAAAGTTGAACAAAAAATATCTGAAACAAATATTGATTTTGATATTATACATTCACATTTTACATGGTCATCTGGCTATGTAGGTGCAAAACTAAAGGAAAAATATAATGTTCCTTTTGTGGTCACAGCCCATGGATTTGATATTTACTTATTGCCGTTTAAAGATGAGGAGTGGAAAGAAAAAATCGAATATGTATTAAATTCTGCAGACCATATTATCACTGTTAGTAAAAGTAATTTGAGATGTATAGAAAAATTAAACGTCAGGAGCCCAGTTAGCCAAATACCAAACGGATTTAATTCTAATCTTTTCTATCCCAGAGACCCAATAAAATGTAGAAAATATCTGAATTTGCCTTTAGATAAAAAAATAATAGTCTCGGTCGGAAATTTAGTAGAGGTAAAGGGACACAAATACCTAATTCAAAGCATAAAAAGTATGGTTGAAAGCCGCAGTGATATACAATGTTATATTGTTGGATGGGGCAGATTAGATAAAAAATTACGAAAATTAATTGATAAATTGGGTTTACGAAATCATGTGAAATTAGTGGGAGGAAAACCTCACAATGAAATTCCATATTGGATGAATGCATGTGATCTTTTTGTATTACCCAGTTTAAGAGAAAGTTTCGGAGTCGTTCAAATAGAAGCCCTTGCTTGTGGTAAACCGGTTGTTGCTACTCACAACGGTGGCAGTGAAGAAATAATAGTTTCTGAAGATTATGGGATACTGGTTGAGCCGGGCAACTATGATGATTTATCAAAAAAAATAGATCTGGCATTGAATAAAAAGTGGGACACAAAGTCAATTTTAAATTATTCAAATAAATTCAAATGGGACATTGTTGCGGCAGAGGTCCATCAGATATATGAAGATGTCGAAACTAAGTTGACCAAAGGAGATTATAAACTTTTACAGTGAGTCTACAGACCACTGTCTTCAATGGATAAAAAATATAGTTTGATGAACAAAATAACTTATATCACATATGAAACATATAAACGATGAAAAAAAGACGTGCATTCAATGAAGGGACTAATCGTTCTAATGAACCATAAGGCATCATATAGCATAGTCCGGTCCTCCAGAGCATTGCATTTGCTTCATGATTAAAAATACTACCCTGATACTTATACCATGCTACAAAAAATGAAAGTGAGAAAATACCATTTGGAAAACTATTAGAAGTACACCAAAATATTCCGATATCAGGCAAATTTATATTGTTGAAAGGAATCTTATTCCGACTCCAAATGTCTTTATAAGCGATGTATTGTGTGATATCAAAAAAATAGATTATGTGATTTTAAGAGAGTTTACGAGCATATTATTATTTTTGTTGCTTAAACTTTTAAGAAAAAAGTATATTATGATTTTCATAGAAAATATGATATTGAACTACAACAACAAAATCACAATTCAAGGGCATTCATAGAAAACTAAAGAATATATTGCCGCAGGTAAACCTATTGTGGTTGCTGATGTCATTGGAAAAGAAGCCTGGTTAAAGCCTGAGGAGAATTGCCTATTATATGAATCAAGAAATTCAGAAGACCTCGCCGAGAAAATTTCCATTCTCTTAAATGACAAAGAACTGTATGCAAACATGTGTAAAAATAACAGAGAATTGGCAAAACCGTTCGAGTGGAACGCGATTGTCCAAAATTCAGGAATATTGGAAGACATTCAGAACTAAATCAATTATTATAGGGAGGCATCACCAACGGTGTCCATAATGTGGGAGATGTGATAATGGATGCCGTGCTCTACAACAGCAAAATAGCAGAGGAAAAATCCACCATTCTTGAAGACCTGAAACTCGAAGTCGGCCAGTATCTGCTTGCCACGATACACAGGGCTTCAAATACCGATTCCAGGCAAAACCTGACCTCCATTATCAATGCCTTTGTGGACTGTGGAGACAAAATAGTGTTCCCGGTACATCCCAGGACTGCCAAATACATGGAGCAGTACGGTCTGTGGGAAAAAGCAAATGCAAATCTTGTGCTTACACCACCTGTGGGCTATCTGGACATGCTCAAACTCACCGCCAATGCAAAGAAAGTGCTAACTGACTCAGGCGGGTTGCAGAAGGAGGCCTGCATGCTGGGCGTGCCCTGCATCACCCTACGGGAGAATACCGAGTGGGTGGAGACCGTGGAGGGCGGCTGGAATGTGCTGGTGGGTACGGAGTATGGGAAAATTTTGGAAAAGATTGCAGATTTCAAAAGCAATTCCACAAAAGCAGATATCTTCGGAGATGGCAATGCCAGCGGAAGAATCTGTGAAATATTGTACATGCAATAATCCCCTATCCCATCCAGAATGCAGGCCAGCCGAACTTTAGAGACTGCGAAAATGCACCGTTCACGACCGCCGGTGTTTCATACTTGCAAATTTTTCGATCGCCCTCTCCTTCATTACCCTGTGAATAATCGAGAGTATTGTTATTCCCATGCTGGATGAGCCTTATTTTCTGGAGGTTGGATGAATATTGTGTGCATGGTACAATCAAAACCTAATGGAATATGATAGCAGTGTTTCCAGATAAATGAAAATTCTCCAGCCACAAAATTATCAACATACGAAACACAATCATAATGAACATATTTCATAAATTTGTGGATCGGGCCGAGGAACCCAATTTCCTGAAAAACAAAAACATTTCTCCCTGATAAGCCGGACAGGTTTTACTCCACGGATGCGGGAGATTGCAGAGGAAGAAAAAGTTATTCTGATTGGCCTGGAAGATATGCTCAAACGCAAAAAAGTGAAATTATGAGGAGGGACAGGATATTGGAAAAAACAGACAGTGGTATAGTGGTGGTGGTACGATACGAAACTGGATCAGTTTTTTTATCCTGCCCATCTGTACATAATGATTATTTGTCTTAATATATTAATGTAGCCATTGATATTATTTCATTTCATGCTCGTTCTTATCCTGCAGAAGATTGCCTTATACACAGCCCCTGCATCATTTAAAGCATCCGGTTTCATCACATTTCTGCCACCGCGATAACATGACGATTTAAGCGGACTATCGATACAATATAATTATTGTTATATGTTGCTTAATTTATTCTACCTATACTTTCAAAACCTGCCGCAATTATCCGATTTTAGACATATAAAAAACAATAAGTATATATATATTAAAAGTTACATGTTTTATATGTATTCTTTATTAAAATATATTAATCCAGGAAATGTAGCGCCTGTTAAACACCTTCTCTTTTCCCTGTTATTGTTATGTATCATAGCGATTTCTTTGCCTGTTGCAGCCGGTTTTACCGGAGGCAACGGCTCTGTCGAAAACCCCTGGCAGATTGCAAACCTGCAGGAGTTAAACGATACCCGCAATTATCCGGATAATCATTTTGTCCTGATTGCAAATATCGATGCGACAGATACTCAAAACTGGAACGATGGTGCCGGGTGGCAGCCTATCGGGAATTGGACCAGCCCATTTACGGGAACCTTTGACGGGAAGGGACATGTTATCGATAATCTATACATCGACAGAAATACAGACAAAGTAGGCTTATTCGGACATATCGATGCGGCCACCGTACAAAACATCGGGATTGTGAATGCAGATATCACAGGCCACAGATGGGTCGGCGGACTTGTGGGCTCAGCCCGATCCTCCTCCTTAATCCAGAACTGTTATTCCACTGGAGATATCCGGGGCACATACAATATGATCGGAGGGATTGCCGGAGTCCAGGATTCGTCACAGATAATAAACTCCTATTCCTGTGCCAATGTATCCAGTACATATCATGAATATAATTATGTTGGAGGTCTGCTTGGATCCAATTACAATCAGGCCAGTGTAATAAATTCGTATTCCACAGGTGAAGTTACAGGCGCGGATAGTATCGGCGGGCTTATCGGGGTAACAAGCACAGATGCCACTACAATGGCCTCCTACTGGGATGTAAATACATCAAACCTTACAACATCTGCAGGTGGCGAGGGAAAAACCACTGAACAGATGCAGCAGCAATCCACCTTTGTTGGCTGGGATTTCACCAACACCTGGTTGATCGAGGCAGATGAGTATCCCAAGTTTCAGTATACCAGGTTTGCCGGCGGCGACGGTTCTGAAACAAATCCATACAAAGTATCTACCCTAAACCATCTCAAAAATATAAACTATAATCTTGCTGCACATTATGTTCAGATATCCGATCTCGATGCGACAGACACCCAAAACTGGAACGATGGTGCCGGCTGGCAACCTATCGGTAACAAAGAAAACAGGTTTACAGGAACTTTCGATGGTAGCAACTATACGATAACAGACCTGTACATTTACAGACCTGCTACACGATATGTGGGGCTTTTTGGCTATGCTTATAAGGCAAATATCAAAAATATCGGACTGGAAAACGTTAATATCACAGGTGGCGACGATACTGGCGCAGTGGCAGGATATAGT from Methanohalophilus halophilus includes these protein-coding regions:
- a CDS encoding glycosyltransferase — its product is MAAGKPIVVADVIGKEAWLKPEENCLLYESRNSEDLAEKISILLNDKELYANMCKNNRELAKPFEWNAIVQNSGILEDIQN
- a CDS encoding polysaccharide pyruvyl transferase family protein, producing MQKLTCIICNSSHVTPLQKKSRDGSYINLIKCKYCGHLFQSAKQYTDIYSNGKFSQEARGSIIPNDAKIKQLDESAIDRFIFYKSFFKEMENILEVGSSIGSFVHLLKIYGKNTMGLEPDFEYCSFSKDQYGFEQYHDFLENFKSSNKWDGVISFHVLEHIQDPHNFLLNIYELLDNKGTLLIECPSLDIHFSGNMNKFIWKPHIHYFTISSLYYLVSLYYDVEYIGFRNNSLYVLGKKSLSKKNEIKNIQLYKYKFLSKSMYLINSNQYIHSYFKFGLNHVVSNPTNLKKIIPFINKKLCFKKYELNESRKGKEIPLSHVSVYSLGNIGDTILSKCVRSIFNECNNSLSWNLIPVKKTVNSNSIMQINESEMLVIGGGGLFLPDTNKNNISGWQWACGKDSLNQIKIPIVFFAVGYNYFKGQHPESLFVENLKEFVKKSSFFGVRNSGSRKKIIELVGTQFEEKIVFQPCPTTLISKLYSLPEKKRTKNIAFNVAFDRYDKRFGKNIYLILSQIASAAKRLDDLGYNIYLVNHIKKDATFSLSLDNASVPYVNVDLSGEFPDKAIEFYKQMDVVIGMRGHAQMIPFGLNCGIITLGSHDKMKWFLEDIDSLDFYIDITEEPEYLSDAIFNKFMCLYGDNYKFNNTIQRIKKKQDDLYNITLSNMHKILHLLKNQVD
- a CDS encoding UDP-N-acetyl glucosamine 2-epimerase, with amino-acid sequence MTNGVHNVGDVIMDAVLYNSKIAEEKSTILEDLKLEVGQYLLATIHRASNTDSRQNLTSIINAFVDCGDKIVFPVHPRTAKYMEQYGLWEKANANLVLTPPVGYLDMLKLTANAKKVLTDSGGLQKEACMLGVPCITLRENTEWVETVEGGWNVLVGTEYGKILEKIADFKSNSTKADIFGDGNASGRICEILYMQ
- a CDS encoding glycosyltransferase family 4 protein translates to MKKRNMLFIAHSYSNFQKESIDSVAKYFNKCSVLIESNPIAEISNYINIPYLKQFNLNYKIDLSGSPVNVNVQTTPMLYAPLDSQYKKLGEKHLKKVEQKISETNIDFDIIHSHFTWSSGYVGAKLKEKYNVPFVVTAHGFDIYLLPFKDEEWKEKIEYVLNSADHIITVSKSNLRCIEKLNVRSPVSQIPNGFNSNLFYPRDPIKCRKYLNLPLDKKIIVSVGNLVEVKGHKYLIQSIKSMVESRSDIQCYIVGWGRLDKKLRKLIDKLGLRNHVKLVGGKPHNEIPYWMNACDLFVLPSLRESFGVVQIEALACGKPVVATHNGGSEEIIVSEDYGILVEPGNYDDLSKKIDLALNKKWDTKSILNYSNKFKWDIVAAEVHQIYEDVETKLTKGDYKLLQ
- a CDS encoding acylneuraminate cytidylyltransferase yields the protein MKKYRGKNSRGFLVLNEYVALIPARGGSKSIPLKNIKEIAGKPLIQWTIEAAANCSKINEVYLSTDSEEIFSIGQSLNCNKLDVINRDPENATDTASTESVMLEFADKHKFENIVLIQPTSPLLTAIDLEKAIEIYEEKNADSLLSVVEQKRFIWEVEKNEFVCPVNYNPQSRPRRQEMEGCLVENGAFYITKKELLIETGCRLSGNIAYYKMSDESYYEIDEPEDWIIVEKLLQQKNKTQSPIDRDIKLFLTDVDGVLTDAGMYYSEKGDELKKFNTHDGKGMELLRKAGIKTGIITSENTEIVTNRAKKLKVDYLYQGVKDKLKVAKEICQLEGITLYEVAYIGDDVNDIELIRNVGKAACPSNALKEIKSLKHIIKLNTSGGNGAVREFSTLILE